A window from Puniceicoccus vermicola encodes these proteins:
- a CDS encoding ATP-binding protein → MIERPEWVGRIEKAWKKVSVVWLTGVRRVGKTTLTRHWGGAHYLNCDLPRVRNQLADPELFLGQIPSGIVIFDEIHRTADPAEILKIAADEFPHLKVLATGSSTLTASRKFSDTLTGRKRSVHLLPVLASEMDRFGIPDLTYRLQRGGLPPALLSDEVDLEFYSEWLDSYFARDIQELFNVGKRGGFLRLCALVLRQSGGLAQITSFAKHTGLSRPTVMSYLDILEATHFARTLRPYHAGGRRELLAQPKIYAFDTGFVAHQRGWETLRPEDCGGLLEHLVLDELAASPTLREVHFWRDKQGREIDFVLPLSPGNVVAIECKWSERAFDTRNLDAFRANYPDGETILMTGGNEAGLLRRFGDKQIRVCGIRHFASLIDQIQADSP, encoded by the coding sequence ATGATTGAAAGACCAGAATGGGTAGGTCGGATCGAAAAGGCTTGGAAAAAGGTGTCGGTGGTCTGGCTGACGGGTGTACGCCGTGTGGGCAAAACGACGCTCACCCGGCACTGGGGAGGTGCACACTATCTGAACTGCGACCTTCCACGAGTCCGGAACCAACTTGCCGACCCTGAGCTGTTTCTTGGGCAAATACCCTCCGGAATCGTGATCTTTGATGAGATTCATCGCACCGCCGATCCCGCCGAAATCCTGAAAATTGCCGCCGATGAGTTTCCGCATTTGAAAGTTCTGGCCACAGGTTCGTCAACCCTTACGGCCAGTCGCAAATTTTCGGATACCCTGACGGGGCGCAAGCGTTCCGTCCATCTCCTGCCGGTCCTCGCATCGGAGATGGATCGGTTCGGCATCCCGGATCTGACCTACCGACTCCAGCGCGGCGGCCTCCCCCCCGCGTTGTTGTCGGACGAGGTCGACCTCGAGTTCTATTCCGAATGGCTCGATTCGTATTTCGCACGCGATATCCAGGAACTCTTCAATGTCGGCAAACGCGGTGGATTTCTCCGGCTCTGCGCACTCGTTCTGCGACAAAGCGGAGGGTTGGCGCAGATAACTTCCTTTGCGAAGCATACAGGCCTCAGCCGACCGACGGTGATGAGTTATCTCGACATCCTTGAGGCGACTCATTTCGCGCGAACGCTCCGCCCGTATCACGCGGGAGGACGAAGGGAACTCCTCGCCCAGCCGAAGATCTATGCCTTTGATACGGGATTCGTGGCTCACCAGCGGGGATGGGAAACTTTGCGACCGGAGGATTGCGGAGGGCTGCTTGAGCATTTGGTCCTCGATGAATTGGCGGCATCCCCGACCCTCCGCGAGGTCCACTTCTGGAGGGATAAGCAGGGGAGGGAAATCGATTTCGTGCTCCCGCTGTCCCCCGGCAACGTCGTCGCGATCGAATGCAAGTGGAGTGAAAGAGCGTTCGACACCCGTAATCTCGACGCTTTTCGGGCCAACTATCCCGATGGCGAGACGATTCTGATGACTGGCGGGAATGAGGCGGGTTTGCTGCGCCGTTTCGGCGACAAGCAGATCCGAGTCTGCGGAATCCGTCATTTCGCTTCTTTGATCGATCAGATCCAAGCCGATTCTCCGTGA
- a CDS encoding DUF5107 domain-containing protein → MNSTSVRVLRRAIPTYPQAEAEELPMFAENRVHQRTSGRPYPNRVVLKTLRAEKVDREYEIICLENEFLKIEILPEIGGRIFSALDKTTGYDFFYKQSVIKPALIGALGNWISGGVEFNWPYHHRPSTFMPVDYEIQHGEDGAVTVWLSEHDPIERMKGMVGIRLAPGEAIFETRVQVCNRTPLTRSFLWWENAAVPVNENYQIFFPKDVSYVNFHYHRSVGTWPKNSGTYNGIRLGEDIDIQQHANTKSPTSYFSAASQYDFFGGYDHGKECGVVHVANHHVSPGKKLFTWAYNQLSQTWERALTDTDGEYAELMAGSYTDNQPDFAWLKPYETKKFSQFWYPIHKIGAPTYANTQCALNLDQEHARLSILSTRAFEGANIRLTSEDKCILDIQRDLSPAEALELRIEKPIHPEALKIEVLTKEGNRIAFYQTTPKVAEEIPEPWTDLPGPSYFHSAQELHLAGTHVDQYRSPKDLPEVYWETALKRDPDYAPALIDLGALRYKQGCFREAREQLEHARDVLTRHNGNPCNGQIFYTLGLVLKALGETDSAYDTFYKASWDEAMRSKALTQISSIDGIRCEYDRMLEHAEAALDHASDNPLATSLTILADLKTGRIKRARQRIDIALQKDPLHWMVRYLRTLAEGDDVTTFVNTLKSSPSQTSLDLAFELLGAGFLNEAKDLLEALPEGADPMVYYTVAGIELELGKNRAAESAIARGEAVNDPQTYPFRLEEMAILEAVIGHNPQQTAKAQYYLGCLLYDKCRYDEAAFHWEQSKSLNDGFAPIHRNLAVAYFSHLDRKLEVLPLLHKALACAPGDEQLTYEIAYVMTKLGLPPSERLQFLKSHVDPTKTIRDDLILEWARAHNQAVDPQGALALLNVYNFVPCEGGEHAVVEQYMFSHHMMGRI, encoded by the coding sequence ATGAATTCCACCTCTGTCCGAGTCCTTCGTCGTGCCATCCCGACCTACCCTCAGGCGGAAGCCGAGGAGCTCCCCATGTTCGCGGAAAACCGAGTGCATCAACGTACCAGTGGGCGTCCCTACCCTAACCGGGTCGTCCTGAAAACTCTACGCGCGGAGAAGGTCGACCGGGAATACGAGATTATCTGTCTCGAAAACGAGTTTCTCAAAATCGAGATTCTTCCGGAGATCGGAGGACGCATCTTCTCCGCTCTTGATAAAACCACGGGCTACGACTTTTTCTACAAGCAAAGTGTCATCAAACCCGCGCTCATTGGCGCTCTGGGAAATTGGATCTCGGGGGGAGTCGAGTTTAACTGGCCCTACCATCACCGCCCCTCGACCTTCATGCCGGTAGACTATGAGATCCAGCACGGCGAGGATGGCGCGGTAACCGTCTGGCTCTCCGAACACGACCCCATCGAAAGGATGAAAGGAATGGTCGGAATCCGACTGGCACCCGGCGAAGCCATCTTCGAAACTCGCGTTCAAGTATGCAACCGAACCCCTCTCACACGCTCTTTCCTCTGGTGGGAGAACGCCGCGGTGCCGGTCAACGAAAACTACCAGATCTTCTTCCCTAAGGATGTCTCCTATGTGAACTTTCACTACCACCGCTCCGTTGGCACCTGGCCGAAGAACTCTGGCACCTATAACGGCATCCGCCTCGGTGAAGATATCGACATCCAGCAGCACGCCAACACCAAGAGCCCGACCTCCTACTTCTCGGCCGCCTCCCAATATGACTTCTTCGGCGGCTACGACCACGGAAAGGAATGCGGCGTCGTCCACGTAGCCAACCATCACGTTTCGCCCGGTAAGAAGCTTTTTACCTGGGCATACAACCAGCTCTCCCAAACCTGGGAGCGCGCACTGACCGACACGGATGGCGAATATGCGGAGCTTATGGCCGGCAGCTATACCGACAACCAACCCGACTTTGCCTGGCTAAAGCCCTACGAAACGAAGAAGTTCTCCCAGTTCTGGTATCCCATCCATAAGATCGGCGCCCCTACCTACGCGAATACCCAGTGCGCACTCAATCTCGATCAGGAGCATGCACGCCTATCCATTCTGTCGACACGCGCCTTCGAAGGAGCGAATATACGCCTGACCTCTGAGGACAAATGTATCCTCGACATTCAACGCGATCTCAGCCCCGCAGAAGCGCTCGAGTTGAGGATCGAAAAGCCAATCCATCCGGAAGCCCTAAAGATCGAGGTTCTGACAAAGGAGGGAAATCGCATCGCGTTCTACCAGACTACCCCAAAAGTGGCCGAAGAAATTCCGGAACCATGGACCGACCTCCCCGGCCCGTCCTATTTCCACAGTGCTCAAGAGCTCCATCTCGCCGGCACCCATGTGGACCAATATCGCAGCCCTAAAGACCTTCCGGAGGTCTATTGGGAAACCGCCCTCAAACGCGATCCGGATTATGCACCGGCCCTCATTGACCTCGGAGCCTTGCGCTATAAACAAGGATGCTTCCGCGAAGCCCGAGAACAACTGGAACACGCACGCGATGTGCTCACTCGACACAACGGCAATCCATGCAACGGACAGATCTTCTACACCTTAGGGCTTGTACTGAAGGCCCTAGGCGAAACCGACTCAGCCTACGACACCTTCTACAAAGCGAGTTGGGATGAAGCCATGCGCTCCAAAGCGCTGACTCAGATCTCTAGTATCGACGGCATCCGCTGCGAATATGATCGCATGCTTGAGCATGCCGAAGCCGCCCTCGATCATGCCTCAGACAACCCTCTGGCCACGTCCTTGACGATTCTAGCCGACCTGAAAACCGGTCGAATCAAACGTGCACGACAGCGCATAGACATAGCGCTTCAGAAGGATCCGCTTCACTGGATGGTCCGCTACCTACGCACGCTCGCCGAAGGCGATGACGTAACAACATTCGTCAACACCCTGAAAAGTTCGCCCTCGCAAACCTCACTGGATCTGGCCTTTGAACTCCTTGGAGCTGGTTTCCTTAACGAAGCAAAAGATCTTCTGGAAGCCCTGCCCGAAGGAGCTGACCCAATGGTATACTACACCGTTGCCGGAATCGAGCTGGAGCTCGGTAAAAACCGAGCCGCGGAGAGTGCCATCGCTCGCGGGGAAGCGGTCAACGATCCACAAACCTACCCTTTCCGCCTGGAAGAAATGGCGATATTGGAAGCCGTCATTGGGCACAATCCTCAGCAGACCGCAAAAGCCCAATACTACTTGGGATGCCTTCTGTATGATAAGTGCCGCTACGACGAAGCGGCCTTCCACTGGGAACAGTCGAAGTCACTCAATGACGGCTTTGCTCCGATCCATCGAAATCTGGCCGTCGCCTACTTCAGCCATCTCGACCGAAAGCTGGAGGTTCTCCCCTTATTGCACAAGGCCTTGGCCTGTGCCCCCGGAGACGAGCAGCTAACCTACGAAATCGCCTACGTCATGACCAAGTTGGGGCTCCCACCGTCCGAGCGCCTACAGTTTCTCAAGAGTCACGTCGACCCAACCAAGACGATCCGGGACGATCTGATTCTCGAATGGGCCCGCGCTCACAACCAAGCTGTCGACCCTCAGGGTGCCCTCGCTCTGCTCAACGTTTATAACTTCGTTCCCTGTGAAGGGGGAGAGCACGCTGTTGTGGAACAATACATGTTCTCTCACCACATGATGGGACGGATTTAG
- a CDS encoding GntR family transcriptional regulator has product MRESNSQKAKVIAALEQKLASPDLDLSQALPSETELQRRLGVSRGTVREALSDLERRHLIDRVKGKGTFPRRLEDRSSKPVAFLLREPWKVSNFHNSELLRGMQIAVAEQGTDLLITSRTPGEWTSEFLHSLAGVVVLPRLLVDGDLSVLRRNRIPFCLAMESDLSGPTIVDQIEEAAFALAEGLIRQGHRSIALLSGHFEHSDRLKKRGMARAAEEVGIDFAAWPDYCTNYDVTLAYEICQDILRQSKRPTAIIGFDNGLAVQAIRAAREVGVRVPEALSVVGFGGRDFSDLINPPLSSVNLRGEEAGKRAVQFLYRADPSQVERLRVGYDLVWRESSGNISVS; this is encoded by the coding sequence ATGCGTGAATCGAATTCTCAGAAAGCAAAGGTGATTGCCGCTTTAGAGCAAAAACTGGCTTCTCCGGATCTGGATCTGTCGCAAGCATTGCCCAGTGAAACAGAGCTGCAGCGTCGGCTTGGTGTCAGTCGAGGGACGGTGCGGGAGGCGTTGAGCGACTTGGAGCGCCGCCACTTGATCGATCGGGTGAAAGGGAAGGGAACCTTTCCGAGGCGGTTGGAGGATCGTTCGTCGAAGCCTGTCGCGTTTTTGCTGCGGGAGCCGTGGAAGGTGAGCAATTTTCACAATTCGGAACTTCTCCGTGGGATGCAAATAGCGGTGGCAGAGCAAGGAACCGATCTCCTCATTACGAGTCGAACTCCTGGCGAGTGGACGTCCGAGTTTCTTCACTCTCTGGCGGGGGTGGTCGTATTACCCCGACTGCTGGTTGACGGTGATCTCAGCGTATTGCGCCGCAACCGGATCCCTTTCTGCTTGGCGATGGAATCCGACCTCAGTGGCCCGACCATTGTCGATCAAATCGAAGAGGCTGCCTTTGCTTTGGCGGAGGGGCTTATTCGGCAAGGGCATCGTAGTATTGCTCTCCTGAGTGGACATTTCGAGCACTCGGATCGACTGAAGAAGAGAGGCATGGCTCGGGCTGCCGAGGAGGTGGGAATCGATTTCGCGGCTTGGCCGGACTATTGCACCAATTATGATGTCACTTTGGCATATGAAATTTGTCAGGATATTCTGCGGCAATCCAAGCGGCCGACCGCCATCATTGGATTTGACAACGGCTTGGCTGTTCAGGCGATTCGAGCGGCCAGGGAAGTAGGGGTACGAGTGCCGGAGGCCCTTAGCGTCGTCGGCTTTGGGGGAAGGGATTTTAGTGACCTGATAAATCCTCCCCTGTCGAGTGTGAACCTCCGTGGAGAGGAAGCGGGAAAGAGGGCGGTGCAGTTTCTGTATCGAGCTGACCCATCCCAGGTCGAGCGGTTGCGAGTCGGATATGATCTGGTCTGGCGGGAGAGTAGTGGAAATATTTCGGTTTCATGA
- a CDS encoding sulfatase has product MKRCIMVMFDSLNRHMLPPYNPNTNVQAPNFQRLAEHSTTFDTSYVCSMPCMPARRDFHTGRPNFLHCNWGPIEPFDDSVPAMLRDSGVYSHLCTDHYHYFEEGGATYHTKYSSWEVFRGQEGDPWKGMVKEPEIPKNINGKGRRADWVNRAQLHCDADYPQSKTFEAGLEFIEQNNTEDNWFVQIECFDPHEPFTVDPEWQKKYPSPDIDGALFDWPDYADVTESPEEAQVAKNNYSALVSKCDASLGKILDAMDRHDMWKDTLLIVWTDHGYLLGEHGKWAKNWPITWEEIAHTPFFIADPRRPDTAGKRRSSLVQPSIDLGPTLLGYFGLDSTPDMTGKDLAGAIENDTPVRDAGIFGYHGQRMNITDGRYVYYSALEETGDIYLYTLLPLTMRGAKPNLETATLAKPFSFTKGMNTLKIGQTNIEQGDSFGRKGYLYDVQEDPTQSTPLDDPEVVERLSQLMAKLMRECDAPAEQLARVGCNG; this is encoded by the coding sequence ATGAAACGATGCATTATGGTAATGTTCGATTCGCTGAATCGACACATGCTCCCCCCTTACAATCCAAATACCAATGTTCAGGCGCCAAATTTTCAACGACTCGCTGAGCACTCGACGACTTTTGACACCAGCTATGTCTGTTCGATGCCCTGTATGCCGGCCCGCCGGGACTTTCATACGGGACGTCCTAATTTTCTGCATTGCAACTGGGGACCAATAGAGCCTTTCGATGATTCGGTGCCTGCAATGCTGAGGGACTCGGGGGTCTATTCGCACCTCTGCACGGACCACTATCATTACTTTGAAGAAGGTGGAGCGACCTACCATACGAAGTATTCCAGCTGGGAGGTTTTCCGCGGACAGGAAGGCGACCCGTGGAAAGGAATGGTCAAGGAACCAGAGATCCCCAAGAACATTAACGGAAAAGGTCGTCGTGCAGATTGGGTAAATCGGGCACAACTCCACTGCGACGCAGACTACCCTCAGTCGAAGACATTTGAAGCGGGGTTGGAGTTCATTGAGCAAAACAATACGGAAGACAACTGGTTCGTACAAATCGAATGCTTCGACCCCCATGAGCCATTCACAGTCGATCCTGAGTGGCAGAAAAAATATCCCTCACCGGACATTGACGGTGCATTGTTCGACTGGCCCGACTATGCGGATGTTACGGAATCGCCAGAGGAAGCTCAGGTCGCGAAAAACAATTACTCAGCCCTCGTTTCCAAATGCGATGCCAGCCTAGGCAAAATACTGGATGCCATGGATCGCCATGACATGTGGAAAGACACGCTGTTGATTGTCTGGACCGACCACGGCTACTTGCTGGGTGAACATGGTAAGTGGGCGAAAAACTGGCCAATCACTTGGGAGGAAATTGCGCATACCCCATTCTTTATTGCCGACCCACGTCGCCCAGATACTGCGGGTAAACGACGCTCGTCTCTCGTGCAACCATCCATCGATTTAGGCCCAACATTGCTGGGATATTTTGGATTGGATTCGACACCTGACATGACGGGGAAGGATTTGGCAGGTGCGATTGAAAACGACACACCCGTCCGGGATGCCGGAATTTTTGGTTATCATGGCCAGCGTATGAATATAACGGACGGGCGTTACGTCTATTACTCAGCCCTTGAGGAAACCGGAGATATTTATCTATATACTTTGCTCCCTCTCACCATGAGGGGCGCTAAGCCAAACCTCGAGACGGCGACCCTCGCCAAACCATTCTCCTTCACCAAGGGCATGAATACGCTAAAGATTGGACAAACCAATATTGAGCAAGGCGATTCCTTTGGAAGGAAAGGATACCTCTATGATGTGCAGGAAGATCCTACTCAATCTACTCCGTTAGATGACCCTGAGGTGGTTGAACGTTTGAGTCAGCTTATGGCGAAACTCATGCGCGAATGTGACGCCCCGGCTGAGCAGCTTGCCCGTGTTGGATGCAACGGCTAA
- a CDS encoding substrate-binding domain-containing protein: protein MAYKWFRKNGYRLPEDISIIGVGDSEKAYYAYPELSTIRQPRISSGTEAVRMLEKLLERPNSQSENITLQSEWVCRDSVTACTTQPKAENRT from the coding sequence TTGGCGTACAAATGGTTTCGCAAAAACGGCTACCGCCTTCCCGAAGACATATCCATCATCGGCGTCGGAGACTCTGAGAAGGCCTACTATGCCTATCCGGAACTTTCCACAATTCGCCAACCGCGTATTTCCTCGGGTACGGAAGCCGTACGGATGCTCGAAAAACTTCTAGAGCGCCCCAACAGCCAATCAGAAAATATCACTTTGCAGTCAGAATGGGTTTGCCGCGATTCAGTGACCGCCTGCACAACGCAACCTAAGGCTGAGAATCGGACATAG
- a CDS encoding sulfatase-like hydrolase/transferase produces MQPNIIVFFTDQQRWDTLGLNGNKSGLTPNFDRLARQGTFFKQAVTPQPVCGPARSCIQTGQYATTSGVWRNGLGLKEESPKLAELLADGGYRTGYIGKWHLSPSKDEGPVPLESRAGYQDWLAANATEIISGPYSARLWDVNDQEVQLPGYRVDAQTDAMIRYLYDRASEPKESRKPFLLFNSYIEPHHQNTNDSYPAPRGYEEQYRDAPLPPDLRSLGGTGAQHWPGYCGMIKRLDEALGRTMDALISEGLDKNTIVVFISDHGNHFKTRNNEYKRTAHESSVRVPFAIWGPGWDGGGERNEAVSLVDLMPTLLDSAGVQIPGDVQGRSLLPLSRNATKGWPEESFIQFGDNSLPPGRAIRTNRWKYVVTSALEFKSKGAAPVYTESHLFDLECDPYELDNLVHLESHSAIREDLRRRLITRMTEIGEPSAEIKFAPSSNSGQRTASYPNTDTQ; encoded by the coding sequence ATGCAACCAAACATCATTGTCTTTTTCACGGACCAACAGCGTTGGGACACCCTCGGACTGAACGGAAACAAATCCGGACTCACCCCGAACTTTGATCGACTCGCCCGACAGGGAACCTTTTTCAAGCAAGCCGTCACTCCACAACCCGTCTGCGGCCCCGCCCGCAGTTGCATACAAACTGGCCAATACGCAACGACCAGTGGAGTCTGGCGTAATGGTCTTGGCTTGAAAGAGGAATCTCCGAAGCTCGCCGAACTTCTCGCAGACGGAGGTTATCGCACCGGATATATCGGGAAGTGGCATCTTTCTCCCTCCAAAGACGAGGGTCCCGTTCCTCTTGAGTCTCGGGCCGGATACCAAGATTGGCTCGCCGCCAACGCCACAGAGATCATCAGCGGGCCCTACTCAGCCCGCCTCTGGGATGTCAACGACCAGGAGGTACAACTCCCGGGCTACCGCGTCGATGCCCAAACCGACGCCATGATCCGCTACCTCTACGACCGCGCCTCGGAACCGAAAGAATCCCGAAAGCCATTCCTGCTATTTAATTCGTACATCGAACCCCATCACCAGAACACAAACGACTCCTATCCGGCCCCCCGAGGCTACGAGGAACAGTATCGAGACGCTCCACTGCCGCCCGACCTAAGATCCCTCGGAGGCACCGGCGCACAACATTGGCCGGGATATTGTGGCATGATCAAACGCTTGGACGAAGCACTCGGACGCACGATGGACGCCCTGATCTCCGAGGGGTTGGACAAAAATACGATCGTTGTTTTCATCAGCGACCACGGAAATCACTTCAAAACGAGAAATAACGAATACAAACGAACGGCACATGAATCCTCCGTCCGTGTCCCTTTCGCCATATGGGGCCCCGGATGGGACGGAGGCGGTGAACGAAACGAAGCAGTAAGTCTTGTCGACTTAATGCCAACCCTTCTTGACTCCGCTGGAGTTCAAATCCCAGGCGATGTTCAAGGGCGATCCCTACTCCCGCTATCGAGGAACGCAACCAAAGGCTGGCCCGAGGAAAGCTTCATCCAGTTCGGAGACAATTCCCTCCCGCCGGGAAGGGCCATCCGAACGAATCGCTGGAAGTACGTCGTCACCTCTGCCCTCGAATTCAAATCAAAAGGTGCCGCCCCTGTTTACACCGAATCCCATCTTTTCGACCTGGAATGCGACCCCTATGAACTCGACAACCTCGTTCACCTCGAGTCTCACTCGGCCATTCGCGAGGATCTTCGCCGACGTCTCATTACTAGAATGACGGAAATCGGAGAACCGTCGGCAGAAATCAAATTCGCGCCATCCAGCAATTCCGGTCAGCGGACCGCGTCTTATCCCAATACGGATACGCAATAG
- a CDS encoding right-handed parallel beta-helix repeat-containing protein yields MKIRLFLAKLIMFFACSYSTTAASPVETQIFDLQAAINEAIKEKERVLELPEGRLLVEPIEISEASHLTIRGENTELVFTSYTNSLIKVTRSSHVTLEGFTIDCNPLPFTQGVVTSISEDHRTLEYKVLDGYPELDDTIKPGRHGVFVYDPKTLFWRSNVPDLYLESSEVLSPKKGKFRISTPNLPGYQNIEIGDYLAFKHFIGAGIGVHDSERIDLKDLTVYTCPGAGMIYRRGVGAPHITNCTIKPGPPPQGAIVPRLLSTTADGFNIAYTRQGPIMEDCDFSYMGDDAINLHGTIVNVGFKESETVYWTSSKFWPEYSISLQAGDIAQFMQRDSYQILAEVPIKSAKRETPPESVDFSIRKQLGLDDDQKLYCVRIELEDPVEAQAGDHLGFPSVASPDFVFRSNYFHDHRARGLRIGASHGLIENNTFERIKQTGISLGPHAIHHEGNWVQDITVRGNTFKNIGFDDRVFESGSYQGGAIVVQHFLPNKNVEYSQGNRNITIENNTIWNTGAAGILAISADELIIRSNLIGQTQQLNTKGVGSRMRLQCNGAISLNHCTNVVLEDNRFGPFGPFCKNEVVRNP; encoded by the coding sequence ATGAAAATCCGACTATTCCTAGCAAAACTAATAATGTTCTTTGCCTGCAGCTACTCAACCACAGCGGCGTCTCCCGTCGAAACGCAAATTTTTGATCTCCAGGCGGCTATCAATGAAGCGATTAAGGAGAAAGAAAGAGTGCTGGAACTACCCGAAGGTCGTTTACTGGTAGAACCCATAGAAATCTCCGAAGCCAGCCACCTAACGATACGTGGAGAAAACACGGAATTGGTTTTTACTTCCTATACCAACAGCCTGATCAAAGTAACTCGCTCCAGCCATGTGACGCTCGAAGGCTTCACGATCGACTGCAACCCTCTGCCTTTCACTCAAGGAGTAGTCACCAGCATCAGCGAAGACCATCGAACCCTAGAGTATAAGGTTCTCGACGGGTATCCTGAATTGGATGACACCATCAAGCCCGGACGCCATGGTGTTTTCGTTTACGATCCGAAAACTCTATTTTGGAGATCAAATGTCCCCGATCTTTATCTGGAAAGCAGCGAGGTACTGAGTCCAAAGAAGGGAAAATTTCGCATCAGCACGCCAAATCTTCCCGGTTACCAGAACATCGAGATTGGAGACTATCTAGCATTCAAACATTTCATTGGCGCAGGTATCGGGGTTCACGACAGCGAACGAATCGACCTCAAAGACCTTACTGTGTACACCTGTCCCGGGGCTGGTATGATTTACCGGCGAGGCGTTGGCGCTCCTCATATCACCAATTGCACGATCAAACCGGGTCCGCCTCCACAAGGAGCCATAGTTCCACGTTTGCTAAGCACTACAGCGGACGGCTTCAATATCGCCTACACCCGCCAAGGACCGATTATGGAAGATTGCGACTTTTCCTACATGGGTGATGATGCAATCAATCTGCACGGAACTATCGTGAACGTGGGCTTCAAAGAAAGCGAAACGGTATACTGGACCTCATCGAAGTTCTGGCCCGAATATAGCATCTCACTGCAAGCGGGCGATATTGCCCAATTCATGCAAAGAGATTCCTACCAGATTCTGGCTGAAGTCCCCATCAAATCGGCAAAACGCGAAACGCCTCCCGAATCGGTGGATTTCTCCATCAGAAAGCAGTTGGGTCTGGATGACGACCAAAAGCTCTACTGCGTCCGGATTGAACTCGAGGATCCTGTCGAAGCTCAGGCAGGGGACCACCTTGGATTCCCCTCGGTAGCCAGCCCCGACTTTGTGTTTCGCAGCAACTACTTCCACGACCACCGCGCGCGCGGTCTCCGTATCGGCGCCTCGCATGGGTTGATTGAAAACAATACCTTCGAACGAATTAAACAAACGGGGATCTCCCTGGGGCCCCATGCGATTCACCACGAAGGCAATTGGGTTCAGGATATTACCGTCAGGGGGAATACATTCAAAAACATTGGTTTCGACGACCGAGTCTTCGAATCCGGGAGTTACCAGGGAGGAGCCATTGTGGTTCAGCACTTTCTTCCGAATAAGAATGTCGAGTACAGTCAAGGGAATCGAAATATTACCATCGAAAATAATACGATCTGGAACACTGGAGCCGCCGGCATTCTTGCAATCTCTGCCGACGAACTCATCATTCGCAGCAATCTCATCGGTCAAACCCAACAGTTGAATACGAAAGGTGTAGGATCTCGAATGAGGCTCCAATGCAACGGGGCAATATCCCTCAATCACTGCACAAATGTAGTCCTCGAGGACAATCGATTCGGCCCTTTCGGCCCCTTCTGCAAAAACGAGGTGGTGAGGAATCCGTAA